The sequence GTACTGTGTAATGTTCAAGGCCGGCTGATGACAATAACCTCGACTGTTGATCTGGTTCATGTTCTCCACTCGAAGCTGTTGGCAGCGAATTACTTTGAAAACTTTAATGTAAATTACGGTTGATACGAGAAAGCTCACGAACGTAATTATTCCCAACGTGCCGGGGTAAAAGAAATGAGTGATCTTTTCCACAGAATCAGAAAtcagtaagcgtcgtaaagccATGATGGGAATGAGTGCTATCGAAGTTGCAATGCAAATGAAGAAAGCGCGTCGCTTGTTTATGAGAGAGCGTCGATTAACGTGAAGCCATCTCTCCAAACTCATCACCGGAATGATCGCTACAGTTACGCAAGAAAAATATCGTCCAACGGTGTTAACGATTTCAATTCCATAGGCACCTGGCTTCTTGTTGTAGTTATTACGACTGTCTTCCCATAAGAGGAAAATAATGTAGGACGGTTGGGAGATAAAACCAGTCAAGAGATCTGCTGTTGCTAAACATCCAATGAACACGAAGGAAGGAGTTCGCAA is a genomic window of Acropora muricata isolate sample 2 chromosome 8, ASM3666990v1, whole genome shotgun sequence containing:
- the LOC136926674 gene encoding sphingosine 1-phosphate receptor 1-like; its protein translation is MHHLNQVFIIFALVANSLCSPIAVFGNAMVLAAIWRQTRLRTPSFVFIGCLATADLLTGFISQPSYIIFLLWEDSRNNYNKKPGAYGIEIVNTVGRYFSCVTVAIIPVMSLERWLHVNRRSLINKRRAFFICIATSIALIPIMALRRLLISDSVEKITHFFYPGTLGIITFVSFLVSTVIYIKVFKVIRCQQLRVENMNQINSRGYCHQPALNITQYKKSVYTILCIMVSSWLSYLPQVFCSFLSDISANGDEMISAEIFHFGLTLHFFSSAVNPALYFWRVREIRLEVQHTVRKMTCQEVNGENLEEQAQ